The sequence agtgacctggtagaggctaccgaATTATTCACTTCATTTTCCCGCCTGTGTTCTAGCGAACATCctgacactgcacatcctgatccGGCGGTGTAAACGTGGTGGCGAGGATAGATGTACCTCCAGCCTGTACTTGATCGCGCTGGCTATCGCCGACTCACTCGTTCTCATCACCATCGTCATCGTATATGAGGTAATACTATTTCACTTATACCCGCAGGGTAACCTAGCTATATCCGTTGATTATAAAGTTTAAGGTGATAAAGTTTTGAAAACGGCCAGCTGTTTCATACCACCATGTTCAACATTTTTATTCAGTATGTTTCCTCTAACTTTACATCATCTACTAAACAGATGATCTTCTCCATGATTCCGCCCGGTGAGTTCTGCCCATACCTGAACATGCTAGAATACGGAGCACACAACGCGTCCATCTGGACCATTGTGGCTTACACCATCGAAAGGTGGGTATTAGCTACattattacaggtttgcgatagcaaaacctgttatATGGTTTGCGATAGCTGCcctgttctgtttttgttttcatttttttgggcgccgccattttgttttgcgatGTATGACGGGAAGGGTGGCGCCATTTTGGATTTGACGGATCAGTGTGTTGTGTGAAGTGGTGTGATGGGATggctaggaaatgtgatcttgtgctcttgtctTCTTCAGTGTTTGAAAAAAGACGCggacgaaaagacaacttaaacaATGAACCAAATCTTATATCAAAGAAACATTATGCTTTTTTACGTTTTATgaatacaaaatatgcaaaacaagaGAAAAGTAGATTTTTCTGGGGTGGTAAATACCATTATAGTTCCGGTATAACAACCTGGCCTCGAAATGGCGAAAATTGCTAATCAAACTCCGGATCCCCCCGccaaaaattatatatatacaaaaagctacctgttcaagaaagaatttgtaagcagtgtacaacgaatgcagtggaaaatgaaacacattttatttgtgaatgcACCCTATTCGATGCCGAAAAGACTATTTGAAAGAGTGaccgaaatcacaccaacattttcattgttaaaaacgccacaaaaggTTCTCTTCCTACTAAGATCACCGAATCAATCTATTATAAAATACAttgggcatttcattttcaactgtcttcaaaaaagaagttaaaccccgtaatagttacgtagacttagtaccctattctgtatcGTATGTACATTCATCCACCTAATATTTGTAtcttagaatttagtttatctacatgtactcagACCACATTCATTCGTTTCATGTATTTAGTCTTtcttctcttgcaattagccccatgggcatgaatttgcaacaAAACACTTGATTTATATTCCACTGCTCCTAGAACACTGTAAATGTGACTATCCTGTTTACGACAGCCATACCGACACCTACCACCAGTAAATGTGATTGCGCCATTTGTAATAAGTGTCAATATCAAAGTTCTGACATATATATTACAGATTCATCGGTGTCTACTTTCCTGTTTGGAAGTTCAAAGTCTCCAACCCAACCGCGGCAAAGTTCGCTATCTGTGGAGTATTTCTGTTGTCATATCTCTTCGCCATCCCCGAATTCTTCACGGTCAGCGCCACAACAAAGGAAGTACTCTACGGAAACATTACTACGTATCGCTGCAACCTGAAAGAAAATTTGCCTGTAGAATTTAGACTGGGCGTGATATGGGGGCATAGTGTGTTATTCTATATGCTTCCGTTCATATTGATTATCGTACTAAATAGTCTGATCATTTGTAAACTAAGAGGATTGAGACGAGTGGGTCCTCAACGAGCTTGGACGTTTCCAAGTGCATCTAGAATGGCCAATAATAGACTTAGAGTACGTGCGAGGACGACAGAAAGGTCAGAATCTGACCACAAGGTAGTGAGAAATCATTTCCAACCAACGAAACAGAGGGGAAATAGAGACGGGCGGACGGAGGGGACAAGAACAGGTAATATCGGCAATTCTCGTCGCCAGTCTCGCGTGACAACACGTGATCAACAACAGCCTCGCTTTCGCACTAATTCACCAGAACGGCGTGTGCTCTCTTCTATCATAGAGAGGAGCCACAGTGAAATTATCCTAACTGAGTCGGAACCTCGTCTTTCGGCTGATGAAACAGGTAATCAGCCGTGCAGTTCTGAAACAAACCGCAAGGAGGCTACTTTAGCAGTAAAAACAGACGGAAATCCAACACCTATTTTATCATCGCAAGGTCAACGATTCTTTACACGGCCCAGAACGTCCCAAATGGAAAACATCACGCCACATGGAGCCTCAAGATTTAAAGGCAGACCTATTCTCATTTTAATTATCGTCAGTGCGACGATTGTTCTTCTGTGGTTTCCTCGCTTCATAATCTTTCTAATTCTTCGAATCAACGACCAA comes from Branchiostoma floridae strain S238N-H82 chromosome 19, Bfl_VNyyK, whole genome shotgun sequence and encodes:
- the LOC118406965 gene encoding octopamine receptor-like — its product is MIPPGEFCPYLNMLEYGAHNASIWTIVAYTIERFIGVYFPVWKFKVSNPTAAKFAICGVFLLSYLFAIPEFFTVSATTKEVLYGNITTYRCNLKENLPVEFRLGVIWGHSVLFYMLPFILIIVLNSLIICKLRGLRRVGPQRAWTFPSASRMANNRLRVRARTTERSESDHKVVRNHFQPTKQRGNRDGRTEGTRTGNIGNSRRQSRVTTRDQQQPRFRTNSPERRVLSSIIERSHSEIILTESEPRLSADETGNQPCSSETNRKEATLAVKTDGNPTPILSSQGQRFFTRPRTSQMENITPHGASRFKGRPILILIIVSATIVLLWFPRFIIFLILRINDQSRFEIFSHKVASEIATMLGLLNSSINVFLYSFVDSRFRSSVFRILSCGKKSPNRTLARATQRQTNNTVRIEKD